In one Silene latifolia isolate original U9 population chromosome 10, ASM4854445v1, whole genome shotgun sequence genomic region, the following are encoded:
- the LOC141605541 gene encoding early nodulin-like protein 13 — MAFSSKMRLITLVLGIACLVSLIEGRDHLIGGKPDAWKVPSSSDSESLNKWASKNRFVIGDNLVWKYDSKKDSVLQVTREAYLTCNTTNPIAEHKNDETKVVLDKAGPHYFISGLKDNCDKGEKIIVVVITPRSKPSGTGISPALAPSSPAPESGAETPAVPPTSNAAGVKGGLMGVVGVLAWFVFM; from the exons ATGGCATTTTCATCAAAAATGAGGTTAATTACTTTGGTTTTAGGAATTGCATGTTTAGTGAGCTTAATTGAGGGTAGAGATCACCTAATTGGAGGCAAACCTGATGCATGGAAAGTCCCTTCTTCTTCTGATTCTGAATCTCTCAACAAATGGGCTTCCAAAAACCGATTTGTAATCGGCGATAATCTTG TGTGGAAGTATGACAGCAAGAAAGACTCAGTACTACAAGTGACAAGAGAAGCATACTTGACATGCAACACAACAAACCCAATTGCTGAACACAAGAATGATGAAACCAAAGTTGTTCTAGACAAGGCTGGCCCACACTATTTCATCAGTGGATTGAAGGATAACTGTGACAAGGGTGAGAAGATCATTGTGGTTGTCATCACCCCACGAAGCAAGCCATCTGGTACCGGCATCTCACCCGCTCTTGCGCCTTCTTCGCCTGCACCCGAGTCTGGTGCTGAGACTCCGGCTGTCCCGCCTACCAGTAATGCTGCTGGGGTCAAGGGTGGTTTGATGGGGGTTGTTGGGGTGCTGGCTTGGTTTGTTTTCATGTGA
- the LOC141605540 gene encoding uncharacterized protein LOC141605540: MDGKKNSTSISQETPTDKPESSNKNASSTNTGFKFEIKPANKLKTALTALCDQHFNPTGSARMDVDHQGFQLTVWNVETRVVAHLRLRPNNTTNFCFNPPLQPKMIDLKSFYWDLFLAAEHSIVSIYHFHDSNLLCFTYGSGTEANKEFSVDLTELDSNFGKFPGFISTYGITMQTTHFRYITSLMNHVTPQRVLVQIAEHSVRITVGDKKWQYQVHEADGIKQSNAGEEHQVWFQWPHVDSIIKASLLENKFFLGFDTSGAEENTLMMRFFIKKRWDLTYIRLLKTCSKEHQASQQNPSINSFSFEIKPAHKLKQAIAALCDQEFNPRGLARMDVDDQGFELTVWNVETRVIGHLRLRANDSNNYSYSSPLEPNMIDLNRVFSGLEFAADDDIVFIYHLHGSNLLGFKFGDPVTEFLVDLTELDSNFKNFPGFTTICGTSIPTQHLRELIPPMVQEGTPQKVLLHIIDKDVSIIVGDSTMPGEVLQEHKVWFEWPHGDALMKASRLEELFYLGFGASDVKCDTLMMRFFVKERWNLAFVRLNCCFVQTD; encoded by the exons ATGGATGGGAAAAAGAATTCAACCTCCATTTCTCAAGAAACACCAACTGACAAACCTGAATCTTCCAACAAGAACGCATCATCAACCAACACCGGCTTTAAGTTCGAGATAAAACCTGCCAACAAACTGAAAACGGCATTAACAGCTTTATGCGACCAACATTTTAATCCTACTGGTTCAGCCAGGATGGATGTTGATCACCAGGGTTTCCAGCTTACAGTTTGGAATGTCGAAACTCGAGTTGTTGCCCATCTAAGACTGCGCCCCAATAACACTACCAACTTCTGCTTCAACCCGCCTCTTCAACCCAAGATGATCGACCTGAAAAGTTTTTACTGGGATCTCTTCCTCGCTGCTGAACACAGCATTGTCTCCATTTATCATTTTCATGACTCAAATTTACTCTGCTTCACCTATG GATCAGGAACTGAAGCAAATAAAGAATTTTCTGTGGACTTGACTGAACTCGATTCCAATTTCGGAAAGTTTCCTGGCTTCATTTCTACTTATGGAATTACTATGCAAACAACCCACTTTAGATACATTACTTCACTAATGAACCATGTGACACCACAGAGAG TTTTAGTGCAAATAGCTGAACACAGTGTGAGGATCACTGTTGGAGACAAGAAGTGGCAGTATCAAGTACATGAG GCGGATGGAATTAAACAGTCAAATGCAGGGGAGGAACATCAAGTCTGGTTCCAGTGGCCTCATGTCGACTCAATAATAAAGGCCTCGCTGCTAGAAAACAAGTTTTTCTTAGGCTTTGACACATCTGGTGCGGAGGAAAACACTTTGATGATGCGTTTCTTTATTAAAAAGCGTTGGGACCTGACTTACATAAGGCTGCTAAAAACATGTTCAAAGGAACACCAAGCTTCACAACAAAACCCATCAATCAACAGTTTTAGCTTCGAAATAAAACCTGCTCACAAGCTAAAACAAGCCATAGCAGCGCTATGTGACCAGGAATTTAATCCCAGAGGGTTAGCGAGGATGGATGTGGATGACCAAGGTTTTGAGCTTACAGTTTGGAATGTGGAAACCCGAGTTATTGGCCATCTAAGGCTGCGTGCCAATGACTCTAACAACTACAGTTATAGCTCCCCTCTTGAACCCAACATGATTGACTTGAATCGTGTTTTCTCGGGTCTTGAATTCGCTGCTGATGACGACATTGTCTTCATTTATCATCTTCATGGCTCAAATTTACTTGGCTTCAAGTTTG GTGATCCAGTAACAGAATTTTTGGTAGACTTGACTGAACTcgattctaatttcaaaaactttcCTGGCTTCACTACTATTTGTGGAACTAGTATACCAACACAACACTTGAGAGAGCTGATTCCGCCAATGGTCCAAGAGGGAACACCACAGAAAG TGTTATTGCATATAATAGACAAGGATGTGAGCATCATTGTTGGAGACAGCACGATGCCGGGTGAAGTACTGCAG GAACATAAAGTATGGTTCGAGTGGCCACATGGTGACGCATTGATGAAGGCCTCGCGACTGGAAGAGCTATTTTACTTGGGCTTTGGCGCCTCTGATGTTAAGTGTGACACTTTGATGATGCGTTTCTTCGTTAAAGAACGTTGGAACTTGGCTTTCGTAAGGCTCAACTGCTGTTTTGTTCAGACTGACTGA
- the LOC141607474 gene encoding uncharacterized protein LOC141607474 → MKKPSQETLTLTDKSFIFKTQQARKLKLALSTLFVPEFNLQGLGRIDVDDKGLHVTVWNVESRVLGSLNLLGSDCEEFVYNNSFTPKMVNLIHIIWFLALAADYDTLTIYHLLDSDQLSFVFGNDPPTKFSVKLLEPNSEFLNFPVITGPCGLVLPSQDLRQMIPWMIQAEKLQNVKMTEKNVNITVGTKEWRYEGDEIQVKRWKGGKEFSQCFQWPHCDLLMNASYLSKMSVLCFLNDPPDTVMFRFSVTPTWDLSYITCSPKQHPSEGKLEKKPSKRFSFQMLHLGQLRQALESLTDRKLCQSPGLGLIQVSQDCCDSIMRNSETDVIGLVRLVKTGLNSFRCNIPLPGKMINLKDIIHNLSLAPDTDVVAVQHIDGSNEINFKTGILDNHLCSASNVRLPFAVELVEMDGMYRGCQYDVAVAFTLEIQYGFVSISIGAKSWFYDYDEQMINLKDIIHNLSLAPDTDAVAVAVQHIDGSNEINFKTGILDNHLRNFVLEAVNI, encoded by the exons ATGAAAAAACCTTCACAAGAAACACTTACTTTGACCGACAAAAGCTTCATCTTCAAAACCCAACAAGCACGAAAACTAAAGCTAGCATTATCCACTTTATTTGTCCCAGAATTCAACCTCCAAGGGCTCGGAAGAATTGATGTCGATGACAAAGGTTTACATGTTACAGTTTGGAATGTTGAAAGCCGCGTTCTTGGCAGTCTTAATTTGCTGGGTAGTGATTGTGAAGAGTTCGTTTACAACAACTCTTTCACTCCAAAAATGGTTAACTTGATTCACATTATTTGGTTTCTTGCTCTCGCTGCTGATTACGATACTCTCACCATTTATCATCTTCTTGACTCTGATCAACTCTCTTTCGTCTTTG GGAATGATCCACCGACAAAGTTTTCAGTGAAATTACTCGAACCCAACTCGGAATTTCTAAATTTTCCTGTCATCACTGGACCTTGTGGACTTGTTCTCCCCTCACAAGACTTGAGGCAGATGATCCCTTGGATGATCCAAGCGGAAAAGCTACAAAATG TAAAAATGACAGAAAAGAATGTGAACATTACTGTTGGAACCAAGGAATGGCGGTATGAAGGAGACGAG ATACAGGTAAAGAGATGGAAGGGCGGGAAGGAATTTAGTCAATGTTTCCAATGGCCTCACTGTGATTTACTGATGAACGCGTCTTATTTATCGAAGATGTCTGTGTTATGCTTTCTGAATGATCCACCAGATACAGTCATGTTCCGGTTCTCAGTCACACCAACTTGGGATCTATCATACATCACTTGTTCTCCAAAACAGCATCCTTCGGAAGGGAAGTTAGAAAAGAAGCCAAGTAAGAGATTTAGTTTCCAAATGTTGCATCTAGGTCAACTGAGACAAGCACTTGAATCTCTGACAGATAGAAAGTTGTGTCAATCACCTGGTTTAGGGTTGATACAAGTGAGCCAAGATTGTTGTGATAGTATCATGCGGAACTCTGAAACTGACGTAATTGGCCTTGTACGCTTAGTAAAGACTGGTTTGAACAGCTTTAGATGTAATATTCCCCTTCCAGGGAAGATGATTAATTTGAAAGACATTATACATAATCTCTCGCTCGCTCCTGATACTGATGTTGTTGCTGTTCAACATATTGATGGGTCTAATGAGATCAATTTCAAAACCGGTATTCTTGATAATCATCTCT GTTCTGCATCGAATGTGAGACTGCCATTTGCTGTAGAATTGGTTGAAATGGATGGCATGTACCGAGGGTGTCAGTACGATGTTGCTGTCGCCT TTACATTGGAGATACAGTACGGCTTTGTGAGCATCTCTATAGGTGCCAAGTCATGGTTCTATGACTATGATGAGCAG ATGATTAATTTGAAAGACATTATACATAATCTCTCGCTCGCTCCTGATACTGATGCTGTTGCTGTTGCTGTTCAACATATTGATGGGTCTAATGAGATCAATTTCAAAACCGGTATTCTTGATAATCATCTCCGTAACTTTGTTTTAGAAGCAGTGAACATTTGA
- the LOC141605543 gene encoding nucleoid-associated protein At2g24020, chloroplastic-like — translation MASTSTTLSTSQLSTFSSFHFDSFRNSNSSSISFCKANSDINLIGRPCLTWTADKPEKGSRSVRVYGLFGGKKDNDKNDDSSKAGIFGNMQNLYETVKKAQMVVQVEAVKVQKELAAAEFDGYCEGELIKVTLSGNQQPVRTEITEAAMELGAEKVSLLVTEAYKDAHQKSVLAMKERMSNLAQSLGMPPGLSDGMK, via the exons ATGGCTTCTACAAGCACAACCTTGAGCACTTCTCAATTATCAACTTTCTCTTCATTTCATTTTGACTCTTTCAGAAATTCCAATTCTTCTTCTATCTCCTTTT GCAAAGCAAATTCCGACATTAATCTTATTGGTCGTCCATGTTTGACATGGACTGCTGATAAGCCAGAAAAAGGCTCACGATCTGTTCGTGTTTATGGTCTATTTGGAGGGAAGAAGGATAATGATAAGAATGATGATTCTTCCAAG GCTGGAATATTTGGTAACATGCAAAATTTATACGAGACAGTCAAGAAAGCTCAGATGGTTGTACAAGTTGAAGCTGTCAAAGTGCAGAAAGAGCTGGCTGC GGCAGAATTTGATGGATATTGTGAAGGTGAGCTCATTAAG GTTACTCTTTCTGGTAATCAACAACCTGTCCGGACCGAGATAACTGAAGCTGCAATGGAATTAGGAGCGGAG AAAGTGTCTCTTTTAGTCACAGAAGCGTACAAAGATGCACATCAGAAGAGTGTGCTG GCCATGAAGGAAAGAATGAGCAATCTTGCGCAAAGTTTAGGGATGCCACCAGGGCTTAGTGATGGTATGAAGTGA
- the LOC141605542 gene encoding transmembrane 9 superfamily member 8-like — translation MDAPRRSAPLISTFLSIIFLFVHGGHSFYLPGVAPQDFDKGDQLMVKVNKLTSIKTQLPYSYYSLPYCRPDTIVDSAENLGEVLRGDRIENSAYVFKMREPQMCNIICRKTLDAKSAKEFKEKIDDEYRVNMILDNLPLVMPIRRGELDATPVYQLGYYVGLKGQYAGTKEERHFIHNHLAFTVKFHRDQLTETSRIVGFEVKPFSVKHDFEGEWKDEKTRLSSCDPHARRLVASSNNPQEVEDKQEIIFTYDVTFEESEVKWASRWDAYLLMSDDQIHWFSIVNSLMIVLFLSGMVAMIMLRTLYRDISRYNELETQEEAQEETGWKLVHGDVFRPPTNSDLLCVYAGTGVQCFGMMFVTMMFAVLGFLSPSNRGGLMTAMLFLWVFMGIFAGYASARLYKLFKGTEWKKIALRTAFMFPGSIAVVFFILNALIWGEKSSGAVPFGTMFALIVLWFGISVPLVFVGSYIGFRKQAIDDPVKTNKIPRQIPEQAWYMNPIFSILIGGILPFGAVFIELFFILTSIWLHQFYYIFGFLFIVLMILIVTCAEITIVLCYFQLCSEDYLWWWRSYLTSGSSALYLFLYAAFYFNTKLEITKPVSGMLYFGYMLIASYAFFVLTGTIGFYACFWFTRLIYSSVKID, via the exons ATGGACGCACCTCGGAGATCTGCGCCATTGATCTCCACCTTCCTTTCTATCATCTTCCTCTTTGTTCATGGCGGACATTCCTTTTACCTCCCTGGCGTCGCTCCTCAGGATTTCGACAAg GGAGATCAATTGATGGTAAAGGTGAACAAGCTGACCTCAATAAAGACGCAGCTTCCATACTCATACTATTCActtccttattgtcgcccagatACTATAGTTGACAGTGCAGAGAATCTTGGTGAGGTCCTCCGTGGTGATCGCATTGAAAATTCTGCATATGTG TTCAAAATGCGGGAACCTCAAATGTGTAATATCATTTGCCGGAAAACCCTCGATGCTAAGTCAGCCAAGGAATTTAAAGAGAAAATTGATGATGAATACAGGGTCAATAT GATCCTTGATAACCTTCCTCTGGTTATGCCAATAAGGCGAGGAGAGCTGGACGCAACCCCTGTCTACCAGCTTGGCTATTATGTCGGTCTTAAAGGACAATATGCGGGA ACCAAGGAGGAAAGGCATTTTATCCATAATCACCTTGCATTTACAGTCAAGTTTCATAGAGATCAACTAACCGAGACATCAAGGATTGTAGGGTTCGAGGTCAAACCTTTCAG TGTCAAGCATGATTTCGAAGGTGAGTGGAAGGATGAGAAGACTCGATTGTCATCTTGTGATCCCCATGCAAGACGTTTGGTCGCTAGCTCCAATAACCCACAAGAAGTTGAAGACAAGCAAGAAATTATATTTACTTATGACGTTACGTTTGAA GAAAGTGAAGTCAAGTGGGCTTCTAGATGGGATGCCTATCTTCTAATGAGTGATGACCAGATACACTGGTTTTCGATAGTTAATTCATTAATGATTGTTCTCTTTCTCTCGGGAATGGTGGCAATGATCATGTTGCGTACTTTGTACCGTGACATCTCGAGGTACAATGAACTTGAAACCCAAGAAGAAGCCCAGGAAGAGACAGGTTGGAAGCTAGTCCATGGCGACGTTTTCCGGCCTCCCACTAACTCAGACTTGCTTTGTGTCTATGCTGGAACTGGTGTTCAGTGCTTTGGCATGATGTTTGTTACCATGATGTTTGCTGTTCTTGGATTCCTCTCACCATCAAACCGTGGTGGACTCATGACAGCCATGCTCTTTCTTTGGGTTTTCATGGGTATTTTTGCTGGTTATGCCTCTGCCCGGTTATACAAGCTATTCAAAGGAACCGAATGGAAGAAAATCGCTCTCAGGACTGCTTTCATGTTCCCAGGATCCATTGCTGTTGTCTTCTTCATCTTAAATGCTCTCATCTGGGGCGAGAAATCATCTGGGGCCGTCCCATTCGGAACAATGTTTGCCCTAATTGTCTTGTGGTTCGGCATCTCGGTCCCACTTGTATTTGTTGGAAGTTACATCGGCTTCAGGAAGCAAGCAATTGATGATCCTGTCAAGACCAACAAAATCCCTAGGCAAATCCCCGAGCAAGCTTGGTACATGAACCCTATCTTTTCAATCCTCATTGGAGGCATACTCCCTTTCGGGGCTGTCTTCATCGAGCTCTTCTTCATTCTCACCTCCATTTGGTTACACCAATTCTACTACATTTTCGGGTTCCTCTTCATTGTGCTCATGATCCTTATTGTGACCTGTGCCGAGATCACCATCGTGCTTTGCTACTTCCAGCTTTGTAGCGAAGACTATCTATGGTGGTGGAGATCCTACCTGACATCAGGCTCTTCGGCCCTATACCTGTTCCTATATGCGGCATTCTACTTTAACACCAAGCTCGAAATAACCAAGCCAGTTTCTGGAATGCTCTACTTTGGGTACATGTTGATTGCCTCATATGCATTCTTTGTGCTTACGGGTACGATTGGGTTCTACGCTTGTTTCTGGTTTACAAGGCTCATCTACTCGTCCGTGAAGATCGATTAA